One genomic region from Fibrobacter sp. encodes:
- a CDS encoding O-acetylhomoserine aminocarboxypropyltransferase/cysteine synthase: protein MANLETLCVQAGWTPKKGEPRVLPIYQSTTFKYDTSAQMADLFDLKESGYFYTRLQNPTNDAVASKIAQLEGGVGAMLTSSGQAANFYAVFNICEAGDHFISTSAIYGGTSNLFSVTMKKLGIECTFIDQDASDEEIEKAFRPNTKCVFGETVANPAGKILDLKRFADLAHKHGVPMIVDNTFPTPILCRPFEFGVDIVTHSTTKYMDGHAMAVGGAVVDSGNFDWEAHHDKFPGLTEPDPSYHGLRYTEAFGKLCYITKATVQLMRDLGSIQSPQNAFLLNVGLETLFLRMPRHCENALAAAKWLKKHPKVAWVDYAGLEDNASYALAQKQFKGGLPCGVLTFGIKGGRDKSIQFMDALKLICIVTHVADARSCVLHPASHTHRQLSDEQLIEAGVAPDLIRFSVGIENIEDIIADLEQALAQV from the coding sequence ATGGCAAATCTCGAAACATTGTGCGTTCAGGCTGGCTGGACCCCGAAAAAGGGCGAACCCCGCGTTCTCCCCATTTACCAGAGCACCACTTTCAAGTACGACACTTCCGCCCAGATGGCTGACCTGTTCGACTTGAAGGAATCCGGCTACTTCTACACTCGTCTCCAGAACCCCACCAACGACGCTGTGGCTTCCAAGATCGCCCAGCTGGAAGGTGGCGTAGGTGCCATGCTCACTTCCTCCGGTCAGGCTGCAAACTTCTACGCAGTGTTCAACATCTGCGAAGCTGGCGACCACTTCATTTCCACTTCCGCAATTTACGGCGGTACCAGCAACCTCTTCAGCGTTACCATGAAGAAGCTGGGCATCGAATGCACCTTCATTGACCAGGATGCTTCCGACGAAGAAATCGAGAAGGCTTTCCGCCCCAACACCAAGTGCGTCTTCGGTGAAACTGTTGCAAATCCGGCTGGCAAGATTCTTGACCTGAAGCGCTTTGCAGATTTGGCTCACAAGCATGGCGTTCCCATGATTGTGGACAACACTTTCCCCACTCCGATCCTCTGCCGTCCTTTTGAATTCGGCGTGGACATCGTGACCCACTCCACCACCAAGTATATGGACGGTCATGCCATGGCTGTGGGTGGCGCAGTGGTCGATAGCGGCAATTTCGACTGGGAAGCCCATCACGACAAGTTCCCGGGCCTCACCGAACCGGATCCGTCTTACCACGGCCTTCGCTACACCGAAGCCTTCGGCAAGCTCTGCTACATCACCAAGGCTACCGTGCAGCTCATGCGCGACCTGGGTTCCATCCAGTCTCCGCAGAATGCATTCCTCCTGAACGTTGGTCTTGAAACCTTGTTCCTCCGCATGCCCCGTCATTGCGAAAACGCTCTCGCTGCTGCCAAGTGGCTGAAGAAGCACCCGAAGGTTGCATGGGTTGACTACGCAGGTCTCGAGGACAACGCTTCCTACGCTTTGGCCCAGAAGCAGTTCAAGGGCGGCCTGCCCTGCGGCGTGCTCACCTTCGGTATCAAGGGTGGCCGCGACAAGTCCATCCAGTTCATGGATGCACTGAAGCTGATCTGCATCGTGACCCATGTGGCCGACGCCCGCAGCTGCGTGCTGCACCCGGCAAGCCACACTCACCGCCAGCTCTCCGACGAACAGCTCATCGAAGCAGGCGTTGCACCTGACCTGATCCGCTTCAGCGTCGGTATCGAAAATATCGAAGACATCATTGCCGACCTGGAACAGGCTCTGGCACAGGTTTAG
- a CDS encoding TIGR02147 family protein, whose amino-acid sequence MKQVTEYKDYRLFIQEYYEERKQKSAFTWRDFAAQAGFSSPVYLKDVSTGKKNLSAAAAERVASATGLTEHDAAYFCALVAFANAKTDDDKKKAFDNMQNIANALKVKILGADEFAYFDSWKNPVLREVAPAMPGAKPLEIAHACKPKITAAEVTETLQFLTKAGLLQKDENGNYRQTDKVLSSGKGEMVPLAIRNMHRQMGTFALESLENDPINERKFTGLTLGVSESAYGEILEELDQCRKRIAAIASRPQEVEKVFRVNMQVFALTKNLNNRGSNR is encoded by the coding sequence ATGAAGCAAGTGACAGAGTACAAAGATTATCGCCTGTTCATTCAGGAGTACTACGAGGAGCGAAAGCAAAAGTCCGCATTCACCTGGCGCGATTTTGCAGCTCAAGCCGGATTTTCCTCTCCCGTGTACCTGAAAGATGTAAGCACAGGCAAAAAGAACCTGAGCGCAGCAGCCGCAGAACGAGTCGCCAGCGCAACCGGTTTAACGGAACACGACGCGGCCTACTTCTGCGCCCTGGTCGCCTTCGCCAACGCAAAGACCGACGACGACAAGAAAAAGGCATTTGACAACATGCAAAATATTGCAAACGCCCTCAAGGTTAAAATCCTTGGCGCCGACGAATTCGCCTACTTCGACTCCTGGAAAAATCCGGTGCTCCGCGAAGTGGCCCCTGCAATGCCCGGCGCAAAGCCTTTGGAAATCGCCCACGCTTGCAAACCGAAAATTACCGCAGCCGAAGTGACTGAGACTCTCCAGTTCCTCACCAAGGCAGGCTTGTTGCAAAAAGATGAAAACGGGAACTACCGCCAGACCGACAAGGTACTGAGTTCCGGAAAAGGCGAAATGGTTCCGTTAGCAATCCGCAACATGCACCGTCAAATGGGAACGTTCGCCCTGGAATCTCTCGAGAACGATCCCATCAACGAACGAAAGTTTACAGGTCTCACCTTGGGCGTGTCCGAAAGCGCCTACGGCGAAATCCTTGAAGAACTGGACCAATGCCGCAAGCGCATCGCAGCTATCGCATCAAGGCCCCAGGAAGTAGAAAAAGTTTTCCGCGTGAATATGCAAGTATTCGCGCTAACAAAAAATTTAAACAACCGCGGTTCCAACCGCTGA